The genome window GAAAATGTGCTGTTAATTTAGCCTTGATTTATGTTACAATGTGTTTAGCGGGTAAATAAATTATGAAATCAGTGTTGACAATAACAAATGTTAATGAAGAACAAATCTATAAAGAATTCTTGCGGCTGGGAATGGAACAACTAATAGCACAAGATTTGTCAAAAAGATATTATCACAATGAGCTTACATATAGAGATTTAGAAAATTTAGAAAAACAATTTGGAATAAAGTTTGATAATCTTGTTTCTAAGATTGATAGTGTAGAAAAGAATTTAAATACCAAGATTGATAGTTTAGAAAAAAATTTAGATACCAAAATAGATGGTATAAAAAACGAATTTAATGCCAAAATAGATAGTTTAAATACTAAGATAGAAAATCTAAATACTAAGATTGATAACGTAGAAAAGAATTTAAAACAAGATATGTCTAATTCGGCACAAGATCTAAAAAAAGATATTCAAATTAATAGCAAATTATTATTGGAAAAACTCAAGATAAGCAACAGAATAATAATTCTTATTACAGCATTAGTAGTTC of Borreliella garinii contains these proteins:
- the bdr gene encoding Bdr family repetitive protein, which translates into the protein MKSVLTITNVNEEQIYKEFLRLGMEQLIAQDLSKRYYHNELTYRDLENLEKQFGIKFDNLVSKIDSVEKNLNTKIDSLEKNLDTKIDGIKNEFNAKIDSLNTKIENLNTKIDNVEKNLKQDMSNSAQDLKKDIQINSKLLLEKLKISNRIIILITALVVPIAISSMANIVMSIIGNYLK